The Mycobacterium riyadhense sequence ATCCTTGTGGTCGCCCGCGAGCCGATGACCGGCGCGGAACTCGCCGGCATGTTCGAGAACAGTCAGTAAGGAGATTGGTTCATGTCAGAGCGCGTCATCCTGGCGTATTCCGGCGGTCTGGACACCTCGGTGGCGATCAGCTGGATAGGCAAGGAGACCGGCCGCGAGGTCGTGGCGGTGGCAATTGATCTCGGCCAGGGCGGCGAGGACATGGAGGTCGTGCGTCAGCGAGCGCTGGACTGCGGTGCCGTCGAAGCTGTCGTCGTCGATGCCCGAGATGAGTTCGCCGAGGGGTACTGCCTGCCCACTGTCCTCAACAACGCGCTGTATATGGACCGCTACCCGCTGGTGTCGGCCATCAGCCGGCCGCTGATCGCCAAGCACCTGGTCGCGGCCGCGCGTGAGCATGGCGGAAAAATCGTCGCGCACGGCTGCACCGGAAAGGGCAACGACCAGGTCCGTTTCGAAGTCGGATTTGCCTCGCTCGCACCGGATTTGGAAGTGCTGGCGCCGGTTCGTGACTATGCGTGGACGCGGGAGAAAGCGATCGCATTCGCCGAAGAAAACGCCATCCCGATCAATGTCACCAAGCGCTCACCATTTTCGATCGACCAGAACGTGTGGGGCCGCGCGGTGGAAACCGGGTTCTTGGAACACCTGTGGAACGCCCCCACCAAGGACATCTACGCCTACACCGAGGATCCCACCGTCAACTGGAACACCCCCGACGAAGTGATCGTCGGCTTCGAAACAGGCGTGCCCGTGTCGATCGACGGCAACGCGGTGTCGATGCTGCAGGCCATCGAGGAACTCAACCGCCGCGCCGGGGCGCAGGGGGTCGGGCGTCTCGACGTGGTCGAGGACCGGCTGGTGGGCATCAAGAGCCGCGAGATCTACGAGGCGCCCGGGGCGATGGTGCTCATCACCGCGCATACCGAGCTCGAACACGTCACGTTGGAGCGCGATCTGGGCCGGTTCAAGCGTCAGACCGACCAGCGCTGGGCCGAACTGGTGTACGACGGTCTGTGGTATTCGCCGCTGAAGGCCGCGCTGGAGAGTTTCGTCGCCAAGACCCAGGAGCACGTTTCCGGCGAGGTCCGACTGGTGCTGCACGGCGGCCACGTCGCGGTCAACGGTCGACGCAGCGCCGAGTCGCTCTACGACTTCAACTTGGCCACCTACGACGAGGGCGACAGCTTCGATCAGTCGGCCGCGAAAGGGTTCGTTTACGTGCACGGCCTGTCGTCCAAGCTCGCCGCCCGCCGGGATCTGCGGTGACGGTTTCCCGGCGAGCAGACACAAAAGTCCCCGAAACTCAGGGCGCAAGGGCGCTTTTGCGTCTGCTCGGCACAAGAAGGTGAGCACCAACGAGGGGTCGCTGTGGGGCGGCCGGTTCGCGGGCGGTCCGTCGGACGCGCTGGCCGCGCTCAGCAAGTCCACCCAGTTCGACTGGGTGCTGGCGCCCTACGACATCACCGCGTCCCGGGCCCATGCGAAAGTGCTCTTCCGGGCCGGGCTGCTCACCGAAGAACAGCGCGACGGGCTGCTCACAGGGCTGGACAGCCTCGCACAGGACGTCGCCGACGGCAGCTTCGGCCCGCTGGTCACCGACGAGGACGTGCACGCCGCGCTGGAACGCGGACTGATCGACCGGGTCGGGCCGGAGCTGGGTGGCCGCCTAAGGGCCGGCCGGTCACGCAACGACCAGGTGGCGACGCTGTTCCGGATGTGGCTTCGCGACGCGGTGCGCCGCATCGCCACAGCCACGCTCGACGTGGTGAAGGCGCTGGCCGATCAGGCCGCCGCGCACCCGACGGCCATCATGCCCGGCAAGACCCACCTGCAGTCCGCCCAGCCGATCCTGCTGGCACATCATCTGCTCGCGCACGCCCACCCGCTGTTGCGCGACGTGGATCGCATCGTCGACTTCGACGAACGCGCCGCGGTGTCCCCATACGGTTCGGGAGCGCTGGCCGGATCGTCGCTGGGCCTGGATCCCGACGCGATCGCCGCGGACCTGGGTTTCCATGCCGCGGCCGACAATTCCGTCGACGCGACCGCCGCCAGGGATTTCGCGGCCGAGGCCGCGTTCGTGTTCGCCATGATCGCCGTCGATCTGTCGCGGCTCGCCGAGGACATCATCATCTGGAGCTCGACGGAATTCGGTTACGTTACCCTGCACGACGAGTGGTCCACCGGTAGCTCGATCATGCCGCAGAAGAAGAACCCCGACATCGCTGAGCTGGCTCGCGGCAAGTCCGGGCGGTTAATCGGAAACCTCGCCGGGCTGCTTGCGACACTCAAGGCGCAGCCGTTGGCCTACAACCGCGACCTGCAGGAAGACAAGGAGCCGGTGTTCGACTCGGTGGCCCAGCTGGAGCTGCTGTTACCGGCGATGGCTGGATTGGTGGGCAGCCTGACATTTCATGTCGAACGGATGGCGGCCCTGGCCCCGGCCGGCTACACGCTGGCCACCGACATCGCCGAATGGCTTGTGCGGCAGGGTGTTCCATTCAGGTCCGCTCACGAGGCGGCCGGCGCGGCGGTGCGCGCCGCCGAGGAGCGCGGGATCGGCCTCGAAGAGCTCACCGACGACGAGCTGGCGGCCATCAGTCCCGAGCTGACGCCCCGGGTGCGCGACGTGCTGACGATCGAAGGCTCGGTGGCCTCCCGTGATTCCCGGGGTGGCACGGCGCCTGATCAAGTCGCCAAGCAGTTGAGTGCGGTGCTGGCCACCGCCGACCGGCTGCGGCAGCGCCTGAC is a genomic window containing:
- a CDS encoding argininosuccinate synthase, whose product is MSERVILAYSGGLDTSVAISWIGKETGREVVAVAIDLGQGGEDMEVVRQRALDCGAVEAVVVDARDEFAEGYCLPTVLNNALYMDRYPLVSAISRPLIAKHLVAAAREHGGKIVAHGCTGKGNDQVRFEVGFASLAPDLEVLAPVRDYAWTREKAIAFAEENAIPINVTKRSPFSIDQNVWGRAVETGFLEHLWNAPTKDIYAYTEDPTVNWNTPDEVIVGFETGVPVSIDGNAVSMLQAIEELNRRAGAQGVGRLDVVEDRLVGIKSREIYEAPGAMVLITAHTELEHVTLERDLGRFKRQTDQRWAELVYDGLWYSPLKAALESFVAKTQEHVSGEVRLVLHGGHVAVNGRRSAESLYDFNLATYDEGDSFDQSAAKGFVYVHGLSSKLAARRDLR
- the argH gene encoding argininosuccinate lyase, with translation MSTNEGSLWGGRFAGGPSDALAALSKSTQFDWVLAPYDITASRAHAKVLFRAGLLTEEQRDGLLTGLDSLAQDVADGSFGPLVTDEDVHAALERGLIDRVGPELGGRLRAGRSRNDQVATLFRMWLRDAVRRIATATLDVVKALADQAAAHPTAIMPGKTHLQSAQPILLAHHLLAHAHPLLRDVDRIVDFDERAAVSPYGSGALAGSSLGLDPDAIAADLGFHAAADNSVDATAARDFAAEAAFVFAMIAVDLSRLAEDIIIWSSTEFGYVTLHDEWSTGSSIMPQKKNPDIAELARGKSGRLIGNLAGLLATLKAQPLAYNRDLQEDKEPVFDSVAQLELLLPAMAGLVGSLTFHVERMAALAPAGYTLATDIAEWLVRQGVPFRSAHEAAGAAVRAAEERGIGLEELTDDELAAISPELTPRVRDVLTIEGSVASRDSRGGTAPDQVAKQLSAVLATADRLRQRLTG